A region of the Lentimicrobium sp. L6 genome:
CATATCAGCATGAATTTCGAAATATACTAGTTTGTTGATATTGTATTTAGCTGTAAAAGACTTTTGATAAAATTTATCCTTATGCTTTTTAACACGATCTTTTAATTCAGATGATGTTCCAGTGTATAATACCGTATTATTTTTATTGGTCATTATATATGTGAAACCTAGCTTTGGCATTATCCTTCCATTTCAATTAGTGTTAATTAGCCTAATCCGTGTGAATTCGCGGACAATCTAAAAATACCCTTCCCGCTTTTTCTGCTCCATAGAGGCTTCTTGGTCGAAGTCGATGACTCTGGTGGTTCTTTCTGAAACAGTGACGGTCATCATTTCTTCCACTATCTTTTCAATGGTATCCGCCTCTGATTCTACTGCTCCTGTTAATGGATAGCAACCTAAGGTACGGAACCTGACCATTTTCATTTCTGCTTGGTCTCTCATCTCCTTTGGCATTCTATCATCGTCTACCAAAATAAGATTTCCATCTACATTTACCACTGGTCTTTCTTTAGCGAAATAGAGCGGTACAATAGGAATATTCTCCAATCTAATATACTGCCAAATATCTAGTTCAGTCCAGTTGGAAATCGGAAATACACGAATGGATTCTCCTTTATGAACCTTGGCATTATAGATATCCCAGAGCTCAGGTCTTTGATTTTTGGGATCCCATTGGTGGTATTGATCTCTGAAAGAATAGATTCTTTCTTTG
Encoded here:
- a CDS encoding GIY-YIG nuclease family protein; this translates as MPKLGFTYIMTNKNNTVLYTGTSSELKDRVKKHKDKFYQKSFTAKYNINKLVYFEIHADMESAIKREKQIKGGSRLKKVVLIEKSNPERKDLYFDLP
- the cysD gene encoding sulfate adenylyltransferase subunit CysD, with the protein product MSYNLTNLKELEAESIHIIREVAAEFENPVMLYSIGKDSSVMVRLAEKAFAPGKVPFPLMHIDSKWKFNEMITFREQYVQDNNWDLIVHHNKKGFEEGVGPFSHGSKVHTDIMKTQALLAGLDKHKFDAAFGGARRDEEKSRAKERIYSFRDQYHQWDPKNQRPELWDIYNAKVHKGESIRVFPISNWTELDIWQYIRLENIPIVPLYFAKERPVVNVDGNLILVDDDRMPKEMRDQAEMKMVRFRTLGCYPLTGAVESEADTIEKIVEEMMTVTVSERTTRVIDFDQEASMEQKKREGYF